In Ilumatobacter fluminis, the following proteins share a genomic window:
- a CDS encoding Rieske (2Fe-2S) protein, protein MTTAIDNQAGEQTVIGHIDDFDVAAMKMVKVDGHRLCVVRTSDGVYALDQACPHEGYGLTTGELDGDLITCAWHNWKFRVSDGSCVLGEEDVRTYPVSVADDGTLAVEFSEPDPAVIRPKLMTSLRSGIERQYIGQVSRDIVRLLRADANPGELIWEAVAYGAPRAEFGWGHSIASLTDCLGMVVQYENDDRALPIVQAIAGVAETERGRPERPLADALPTLPPDARAEFRRQVEGESVEGAQSVLRAAIHDGADAAMLKPWFTDVVSDHLLGYGHGAIYAQKAFQLLERIGWDRADTVLPHLVPTIVYGTREDKLPYMKLFHRGVDQLDLRDLAERANEPDPNWVDDGRLLTALLGPDRTEAALATGAALAGGASLEDVLDVVTLAVSERMLRYDTDGELDFHDDFGWLDITHGMTYANAARWHVGDGPVTVDDVRLVLWTAFLANWTGRHEWHTAVGDRAEIEPRSNDLLEYGRSLQHEALLDGTTAFIVHAHAVKMSVAATEEAARLGTSAPLDATARFMAAPKLERFVAATVTRSIDFLSGKAHRD, encoded by the coding sequence GTGACGACAGCAATCGACAACCAGGCCGGCGAGCAGACGGTGATCGGCCACATCGACGACTTTGACGTGGCCGCCATGAAGATGGTGAAGGTCGACGGGCATCGCCTGTGCGTCGTGCGCACGAGCGACGGCGTCTACGCACTCGACCAGGCATGCCCGCACGAGGGGTACGGACTCACGACCGGCGAGCTCGACGGCGACCTGATCACGTGCGCGTGGCACAACTGGAAGTTCCGGGTGAGCGACGGGTCGTGCGTGCTCGGGGAGGAAGACGTGCGCACCTACCCCGTTTCGGTCGCCGACGACGGCACCCTCGCCGTCGAGTTCAGCGAACCCGATCCGGCCGTCATCCGACCGAAGCTGATGACCAGTCTGCGGAGCGGCATCGAGCGCCAGTACATCGGCCAGGTGTCGCGCGACATCGTCCGGCTCCTGCGCGCCGACGCCAACCCCGGCGAGCTCATCTGGGAAGCCGTCGCCTACGGGGCGCCGCGGGCGGAGTTCGGATGGGGCCACTCGATCGCATCGCTGACCGACTGCCTCGGCATGGTCGTTCAGTACGAGAACGACGACCGGGCGCTGCCGATCGTCCAGGCCATCGCCGGCGTCGCCGAGACCGAACGCGGCCGTCCGGAACGGCCGCTCGCCGACGCGCTGCCGACCCTCCCACCCGACGCCCGCGCCGAGTTCCGGCGCCAGGTCGAGGGCGAGAGTGTCGAGGGCGCCCAGTCGGTGCTGCGAGCGGCGATCCACGACGGTGCCGACGCCGCGATGTTGAAGCCGTGGTTCACCGACGTCGTCAGCGACCACCTGCTCGGCTACGGGCACGGGGCGATCTACGCCCAGAAGGCGTTCCAGCTCCTCGAACGAATCGGATGGGACCGGGCCGACACCGTCCTGCCGCACCTCGTGCCGACCATCGTCTACGGCACCCGTGAGGACAAGTTGCCGTACATGAAGCTGTTCCACCGCGGCGTCGACCAACTCGACCTGCGCGACCTCGCTGAACGGGCGAACGAACCCGATCCGAACTGGGTCGACGACGGGCGCCTGCTGACGGCGCTGCTCGGCCCCGACCGTACCGAGGCGGCTCTCGCCACCGGCGCAGCGCTGGCGGGCGGCGCCTCACTCGAAGACGTGCTCGACGTCGTCACGCTCGCCGTGTCGGAGCGGATGCTGCGCTACGACACCGACGGCGAGCTCGACTTCCACGACGACTTCGGCTGGCTCGACATCACACACGGCATGACCTACGCCAACGCGGCGCGGTGGCACGTGGGTGACGGCCCGGTCACCGTCGACGACGTCCGCCTCGTGTTGTGGACGGCGTTCCTCGCCAACTGGACCGGTCGCCACGAATGGCACACCGCCGTCGGGGATCGGGCCGAGATCGAACCCCGCTCGAACGATCTGCTCGAGTACGGGCGCTCGCTGCAGCACGAGGCGCTGCTCGACGGCACGACGGCGTTCATCGTCCACGCCCACGCCGTCAAGATGAGCGTGGCGGCAACCGAGGAAGCGGCCCGGTTGGGAACGTCCGCGCCGCTCGACGCCACCGCCCGCTTCATGGCCGCCCCGAAGCTCGAACGCTTCGTCGCCGCCACCGTGACCCGCAGCATCGACTTCCTCAGCGGCAAAGCCCACCGCGACTGA
- a CDS encoding PadR family transcriptional regulator — translation MPKHHRHHRGPHGHGRKRARRGAVGRSILTLLAEQPMNGYELMAELDERSGGKWKPSSGSIYPALKRLEHRGFIAETANDDDTKPRYELTDEGRERLGEFNAEGDGTPPWEGEVSRHGEIRGAMAELVGPARQIGRFGSTDQVEAATAAIKETTAKLYQILTDGPTEETE, via the coding sequence ATGCCCAAGCATCATCGACACCATCGTGGCCCCCACGGCCACGGCCGCAAGCGGGCCCGCCGGGGCGCCGTCGGCCGCTCGATCCTCACCCTCCTCGCCGAACAACCCATGAACGGCTACGAGTTGATGGCCGAGCTCGACGAACGCAGCGGCGGCAAGTGGAAGCCGAGCTCCGGCTCGATCTACCCCGCCCTCAAGCGCCTCGAACACCGCGGCTTCATCGCCGAGACCGCGAACGACGACGACACCAAGCCGCGCTACGAGCTCACCGACGAAGGTCGCGAGCGACTCGGTGAGTTCAACGCCGAGGGTGACGGCACGCCACCGTGGGAGGGCGAAGTCTCCCGCCACGGTGAGATCCGAGGCGCGATGGCCGAGCTCGTCGGCCCGGCCCGTCAGATCGGACGGTTCGGTTCGACCGACCAGGTCGAGGCCGCCACCGCCGCCATCAAGGAGACGACGGCGAAGCTCTACCAGATCCTCACCGACGGCCCCACCGAAGAAACCGAGTAA
- a CDS encoding aspartate/glutamate racemase family protein yields MPTVGLLHTAPFHVATFDELVGELAPGWTAEHLVDESLLERARLDGLATVSDAVGRALLDLAARNVELIVCTCSTIGGLAEASAGTVDVRVVRVDRPMAELAVATGGRVAIVAALESTIGPTTELVSGISAGRGVHIEIATHVVAEAWERFEAGDLDGYARVIAAALPSLAASADVVVLAQASMAGAVGIAGEVGIPVLASPRTAIEQLLR; encoded by the coding sequence ATGCCGACCGTCGGCTTGCTCCACACCGCGCCATTCCACGTCGCCACCTTCGACGAGCTCGTCGGCGAGTTGGCGCCCGGCTGGACGGCCGAGCACCTCGTCGACGAATCCCTGCTCGAACGGGCCCGGCTCGACGGCCTCGCCACGGTGAGCGACGCCGTCGGGCGAGCGTTGCTCGACCTCGCCGCCCGCAACGTGGAGCTGATCGTCTGCACGTGTTCGACCATCGGAGGTCTGGCCGAGGCGTCGGCCGGCACCGTCGACGTTCGGGTCGTGCGGGTCGACCGCCCGATGGCCGAGCTGGCCGTCGCCACGGGAGGGCGCGTCGCGATCGTCGCCGCGCTCGAGAGCACGATCGGCCCGACGACCGAACTCGTCTCCGGGATATCAGCCGGGCGCGGCGTGCACATCGAGATCGCCACGCACGTCGTCGCCGAGGCGTGGGAGCGCTTCGAGGCCGGCGACCTCGACGGCTACGCGCGGGTCATCGCCGCGGCACTTCCCTCGCTGGCGGCGAGCGCCGACGTCGTCGTGCTCGCGCAGGCGTCGATGGCGGGCGCCGTCGGCATCGCCGGCGAGGTGGGCATTCCGGTTCTGGCCAGCCCCCGGACCGCCATCGAGCAGCTCCTCCGCTGA
- a CDS encoding TetR/AcrR family transcriptional regulator translates to MTSATTAPTSGTGKSGDGYHHGDLPNALRRAAVEVIEERGAGGFSLREVARRAGVSHTAPAHHFGDMKGLLTSVAEEGFAALHVASEAAISTTDDPVEQLTALGQAYVRMATTNRGHCEVMFRTDIVDTDDPELQSCGLEAYDVLHRVVQQMIDDEHLSADVDEVAWLCWSTMQGLVQLAPKISLIAQLRGGEAPEVDELIARFTTLMVDGIRNAA, encoded by the coding sequence GTGACATCGGCCACGACCGCACCGACCTCCGGAACCGGCAAGTCTGGCGACGGCTACCACCACGGCGACCTGCCGAACGCGCTGCGACGCGCGGCGGTCGAGGTCATCGAAGAACGCGGCGCCGGCGGATTCAGCCTGCGCGAGGTCGCGCGGCGCGCCGGCGTGTCGCACACGGCGCCCGCCCACCACTTCGGTGACATGAAGGGGCTCCTGACCTCGGTCGCCGAGGAGGGTTTCGCCGCCCTGCACGTCGCCTCCGAGGCAGCGATCTCGACCACCGACGACCCGGTCGAGCAGCTGACTGCACTGGGCCAGGCCTACGTCCGGATGGCCACGACCAATCGCGGCCACTGCGAGGTCATGTTCCGCACCGACATCGTCGACACCGACGATCCCGAGCTGCAGTCGTGCGGGCTCGAGGCCTACGACGTGCTCCACCGCGTCGTCCAGCAGATGATCGACGACGAGCACCTGTCCGCCGATGTCGACGAGGTTGCCTGGCTGTGCTGGTCGACGATGCAGGGCCTCGTGCAGCTGGCACCGAAGATCTCGTTGATCGCCCAATTGCGTGGCGGCGAGGCCCCCGAGGTCGACGAACTGATCGCCCGCTTCACGACCCTGATGGTCGACGGCATCCGCAACGCGGCGTAG
- a CDS encoding DHA2 family efflux MFS transporter permease subunit, translated as MTTTPLHETASPPGEPAAGDRHRWAILAVTCLAVFVTVLDGTIVNVALPTLTVDLGATNRQLQWIVDAYLLVFTGLLLAAGGLGDKYGRKRMLIAGLVVFGATSAYAGSVDTANTLIAGRALMGIGAAMIFPATLAIITNVFTDPAERAKAIGVWSAVSGMAVAFGPIVGGWLLERYWWGSVFFINVPITIIVAVAAWRLIPESREHDAPRLDLPGVFLSIAAITALVFTIIEAPEWGWADPTTIGGFVLAAVLLATFVWWELRTPSPMLPVGIFRNLRFSAASVAVTSAFFALFGFVFLITQYFQLVRGYGPFEAGLRTLPVAIAIAVASVMAPRIVERVGTTNVVRVGLALLGSAFVWIAFRVEVDTSYWEIVGQMVVLGAGLGATTAPATESIMGSLSADKAGIGSAVNDTTRELGGTLGVAVIGSVFSSVYIGALDDGGADSVFAGLPAEAQEITRESVGAAGFVARELGPNAPAYLAEVNDAFLSGLTIGCLVAAGVAYAGALFASRFLPARA; from the coding sequence ATGACTACCACCCCGCTCCACGAAACCGCATCACCGCCCGGTGAGCCCGCCGCCGGCGACCGTCACCGGTGGGCGATCCTCGCCGTCACCTGCCTGGCCGTCTTCGTCACGGTGCTCGACGGCACGATCGTCAACGTCGCCCTCCCAACCCTGACCGTCGATCTCGGCGCGACGAACCGTCAACTGCAGTGGATCGTCGATGCCTACCTGCTCGTCTTCACCGGCCTGCTGCTCGCCGCCGGCGGACTCGGCGACAAGTACGGCCGAAAGCGGATGCTGATCGCCGGGCTCGTCGTGTTCGGCGCCACCTCGGCGTACGCCGGATCGGTCGACACCGCCAACACCCTGATCGCCGGGCGTGCGCTGATGGGTATCGGCGCCGCCATGATCTTCCCCGCGACCCTCGCGATCATCACCAACGTCTTCACCGACCCGGCCGAACGGGCCAAGGCGATCGGCGTGTGGAGCGCCGTCAGCGGGATGGCCGTCGCGTTCGGGCCGATCGTCGGCGGCTGGCTGCTCGAGCGCTACTGGTGGGGATCGGTCTTCTTCATCAACGTGCCGATCACAATCATCGTGGCCGTCGCCGCGTGGCGCCTCATCCCCGAGTCGCGGGAGCACGACGCGCCCCGTCTCGACCTCCCCGGCGTCTTCCTCTCCATTGCCGCTATCACCGCCCTCGTGTTCACGATCATCGAGGCGCCCGAGTGGGGATGGGCCGACCCGACCACCATCGGTGGCTTCGTCCTGGCTGCCGTCCTGCTCGCCACGTTCGTGTGGTGGGAGTTGCGCACCCCGTCACCGATGCTCCCCGTCGGCATCTTCCGCAACCTGCGCTTCAGCGCGGCGAGCGTCGCCGTCACGTCGGCGTTCTTCGCACTGTTCGGTTTCGTGTTCCTGATCACCCAGTACTTCCAGCTGGTCCGCGGCTACGGGCCGTTCGAGGCGGGTCTCCGCACCCTGCCGGTCGCGATCGCCATCGCCGTTGCCTCGGTGATGGCGCCCCGCATCGTCGAGCGAGTCGGCACCACCAACGTCGTGCGCGTCGGCCTCGCGCTGCTCGGTTCGGCGTTCGTGTGGATCGCCTTCCGAGTCGAGGTCGACACCTCCTACTGGGAGATCGTCGGCCAGATGGTCGTGCTCGGCGCCGGCCTCGGAGCGACGACCGCTCCGGCGACGGAGTCGATCATGGGGTCGCTGTCGGCCGACAAGGCCGGCATCGGTTCGGCCGTCAACGACACGACTCGCGAGCTCGGCGGCACCCTCGGCGTGGCCGTGATCGGCAGCGTCTTCAGTTCCGTCTACATCGGTGCGCTCGACGACGGGGGCGCCGACAGCGTCTTCGCCGGCCTCCCGGCCGAAGCGCAGGAGATCACCAGGGAGTCGGTCGGTGCCGCCGGCTTCGTCGCCCGCGAACTCGGGCCGAACGCCCCCGCCTATCTGGCCGAGGTCAACGACGCGTTCCTGTCGGGCCTCACCATCGGCTGCCTCGTCGCCGCCGGCGTCGCCTACGCCGGCGCGCTGTTCGCCAGCCGGTTCCTGCCGGCACGCGCCTGA
- a CDS encoding YjjG family noncanonical pyrimidine nucleotidase: MYSTILFDLDHTLYDSDESERLAYAHTAATFGLADPDAHFGTYVDINRAMWAAVERGELQPTDVRHRRFEQFNATVGLDADVEEMATAFVWGLGAHGTLYDGAADVLAALASRASLGLITNGLSDVQRSRLSRLGIADYFDSIVVSSEVGVTKPRPEIFDVAFEQLGHPDKATTVMVGDSLTSDIAGGAGYGIATCWYNPHGKPLAPDSAPTHQIGALSELLSLV; the protein is encoded by the coding sequence ATGTACTCGACGATCCTGTTCGACCTCGACCACACGTTGTACGACTCCGACGAGTCGGAGCGACTGGCGTATGCGCACACCGCGGCGACGTTCGGCCTCGCCGACCCCGACGCCCACTTCGGCACGTACGTCGACATCAACCGAGCGATGTGGGCAGCGGTCGAACGGGGGGAGCTACAACCGACCGACGTGCGGCACCGCCGATTCGAGCAGTTCAACGCGACGGTCGGCCTCGACGCCGACGTGGAGGAGATGGCCACGGCGTTCGTGTGGGGCCTCGGCGCCCACGGCACCTTGTACGACGGCGCCGCCGATGTGCTCGCTGCACTGGCGTCGCGCGCCTCGCTCGGGCTGATCACCAACGGGCTGAGCGACGTCCAACGATCGCGTCTCTCGCGGCTCGGGATTGCCGACTACTTCGACTCGATCGTCGTGTCGTCCGAGGTCGGTGTGACCAAGCCGAGACCGGAGATCTTCGATGTTGCGTTCGAGCAACTCGGCCACCCGGACAAGGCGACGACGGTGATGGTGGGCGACAGCCTCACCTCCGACATCGCCGGTGGTGCCGGCTACGGCATCGCGACGTGCTGGTACAACCCGCACGGCAAGCCGCTGGCGCCCGACAGCGCCCCGACCCATCAGATCGGAGCGCTGTCGGAGCTGCTGTCGCTCGTGTGA
- a CDS encoding VOC family protein, which yields MLTCRSVSGSSEWYQRTLGLTSAHGGDEYEMLMHDGALVLQLHEVDAHEHPYLVDPAERFGNGVAVWFESADYPVAVERARAAGADFLEGDHVNELAHHREIWLRDPDGYVVVVSSPYGQT from the coding sequence ATGCTCACGTGCCGTTCGGTGAGCGGGTCGAGCGAGTGGTACCAGCGCACGCTCGGGCTCACGAGCGCCCATGGTGGCGACGAGTACGAGATGCTGATGCACGACGGTGCGCTGGTGCTGCAGCTCCACGAGGTCGACGCCCACGAGCACCCGTACCTCGTCGATCCGGCCGAGCGATTCGGCAACGGCGTGGCGGTGTGGTTCGAATCGGCTGACTATCCCGTGGCCGTCGAGCGAGCCCGTGCGGCGGGCGCCGACTTCCTCGAGGGCGACCACGTCAACGAGTTGGCCCATCACCGGGAGATCTGGCTGCGCGACCCCGACGGCTACGTCGTCGTGGTCAGCAGCCCCTACGGCCAGACGTGA
- a CDS encoding DUF3467 domain-containing protein: MKIHSTPDQMGGVWANGAAVRHSPHEFTIDFMRFDYDNDGKPQAGVLVQRVNMSPLFVSQLITALQDNWSKYASKAMPQELIGDAVIDPDTIRHQHEEDDGDDADDSDVGDGES, translated from the coding sequence ATGAAGATCCATTCGACCCCCGACCAGATGGGTGGTGTGTGGGCCAACGGCGCCGCCGTCCGCCACTCGCCGCACGAGTTCACCATCGATTTCATGCGCTTCGACTACGACAACGACGGCAAGCCGCAGGCCGGTGTGTTGGTGCAGCGGGTCAACATGTCGCCGCTGTTCGTCAGCCAGCTGATCACCGCCCTGCAGGACAACTGGAGCAAGTACGCCAGCAAGGCAATGCCCCAGGAACTGATCGGCGACGCCGTCATCGACCCCGACACGATCCGCCATCAGCACGAAGAAGACGACGGCGACGACGCCGACGACAGCGACGTGGGCGACGGGGAGTCGTGA
- a CDS encoding PPOX class F420-dependent oxidoreductase codes for MEISDGLEYVRQRQQGVLVTLKRDGRPQLSNIVYRVTDDGTIQISVTADRAKTNNLQRDGRASLHVTADDFRSYCVIDGDAEVMPPAASPDDATADAMVDYYRALQGEHPDWSEYRQAMVDDRRLLVTITPTHAYGMLGR; via the coding sequence ATGGAGATCTCTGATGGGCTCGAGTACGTACGACAGCGGCAGCAGGGAGTGCTCGTCACGTTGAAACGCGACGGTCGGCCACAGCTGTCGAACATCGTGTATCGGGTCACCGACGACGGGACGATCCAGATCTCCGTCACGGCCGACCGGGCCAAGACCAACAACCTGCAGCGTGACGGCCGCGCCAGCCTGCACGTGACCGCCGACGACTTCCGGTCGTACTGCGTGATCGATGGTGACGCCGAGGTCATGCCGCCTGCCGCATCACCCGACGACGCGACCGCTGACGCGATGGTCGACTACTACCGCGCTCTGCAGGGTGAGCATCCGGACTGGAGCGAATACCGGCAGGCGATGGTCGACGACCGCCGACTGTTGGTGACGATCACCCCCACCCACGCGTACGGCATGCTGGGCCGATGA
- a CDS encoding serine hydrolase domain-containing protein, translated as MAEIEGQVDDGFGAVADAFRANFDERDELGAAFALYVDGDKKVDLWGGTANAQTGTPWTEDTLQLVFSTTKGIAATAIAMLVQSGTLRYDDPVSKHWPEFAAAGKDDITVEQVMSHQAGLIAVDAPIDFDQIMAVTPVIESLQEQAPMWEPGTAHGYHAITYGWLAGEIVARVDGRRIGQFVQDEIAGPLGIDLWIGLPESEEERVSRLETTPLPTDDPALLEHLGKLYARGANGYRALALDGRLSTAKGNHFNTRAVHATEMPGANGITTARSLAKFYAATAGTVDGVRLLDTDTMNAARTQRVSGDDLTLLTASRFGAGFWLHNEGAPMIQDGSYGHPGAGGSLGFANPELGIGYGYVMNRMGNNLTADPRCLALNDAVQASL; from the coding sequence ATGGCTGAGATCGAGGGGCAGGTCGACGACGGATTCGGGGCGGTGGCGGATGCGTTCCGCGCCAACTTCGACGAGCGCGACGAGTTGGGCGCGGCGTTCGCGCTCTACGTCGACGGCGACAAGAAGGTCGACCTGTGGGGCGGCACCGCCAACGCCCAGACCGGCACGCCGTGGACCGAGGACACCCTGCAACTCGTCTTCTCGACGACCAAGGGCATCGCCGCCACCGCGATCGCGATGCTGGTGCAGTCGGGCACGCTCCGATACGACGACCCGGTGTCGAAGCACTGGCCGGAGTTCGCCGCAGCCGGCAAGGACGACATCACCGTCGAGCAGGTGATGAGCCACCAGGCAGGCCTGATCGCCGTCGACGCCCCGATCGATTTCGACCAGATCATGGCGGTCACGCCGGTCATCGAGTCGCTGCAAGAGCAGGCACCGATGTGGGAACCCGGAACGGCGCACGGCTATCACGCGATCACCTACGGCTGGCTCGCCGGCGAGATCGTCGCGCGGGTCGACGGGCGACGCATCGGACAGTTCGTGCAGGACGAGATCGCCGGACCACTCGGCATCGACCTGTGGATCGGGCTGCCCGAGTCGGAGGAGGAGCGCGTCAGTCGCCTCGAGACGACACCGCTCCCGACCGACGACCCGGCGCTGCTCGAGCACCTCGGCAAGTTGTACGCCCGCGGCGCCAACGGGTATCGGGCGCTCGCACTCGACGGACGACTGTCGACGGCGAAGGGCAACCACTTCAACACCCGAGCCGTGCACGCCACCGAGATGCCCGGGGCGAACGGCATCACGACGGCTCGTTCGCTCGCCAAGTTCTACGCCGCCACCGCCGGCACCGTCGACGGTGTCCGCCTGCTCGACACCGACACGATGAACGCCGCCCGCACCCAGCGGGTGAGCGGTGACGACCTGACGCTGCTGACCGCGAGCCGGTTCGGCGCCGGTTTCTGGCTCCACAACGAGGGTGCGCCGATGATCCAGGACGGCTCGTACGGCCACCCGGGTGCCGGCGGTTCGCTCGGGTTCGCCAATCCCGAACTCGGCATCGGCTACGGCTACGTCATGAACCGGATGGGCAACAACCTCACCGCCGACCCCCGCTGCCTCGCCCTGAACGACGCCGTCCAAGCCAGCCTCTGA
- a CDS encoding M20/M25/M40 family metallo-hydrolase, whose amino-acid sequence MGKDLTADTVELLQTLIRNECVNDGRPDSGNETRNADVLQSYVEGDGVEIERFGPSPERQSFVARIPGSDPNAPSLCLMGHTDVVPVNRDGWREDPFGGEIISSPDGYDEVWGRGAVDMLNLTSSMAVVFKSLAERDFRPKGDLLYFAVADEEAGSTYGAQWVADHHADAIRCDYLLTESGGLHSGPEGKRSVGVTVGEKGVAWRRLRVSGTPGHGSMPFGADNALVSASKIVSRLNEYRPTPRFHEHWRGQVQSLDIPDEAKAAMLDEERIDELLEGLPVTSGKGFFHACTHTTFAPNVVSTAGRPKTNVIPDVVDVEVDIRTLPGEHTDEVTAHLRAALGDELMDKVQVEILMDDPSSISRIDTPLWDALQRAVNVPFPDARLNPQFSVGFTDARVFRELGAVSYGAGLFSPVVDPGEFSLRFHGHNERVDVESLRLTTELWERVVTDLMS is encoded by the coding sequence ATGGGGAAGGACCTGACCGCGGACACCGTCGAGTTGTTGCAGACGCTGATCCGGAACGAGTGCGTGAACGACGGACGACCCGACTCGGGCAACGAGACGCGCAACGCCGACGTGCTCCAGTCGTACGTCGAGGGCGACGGTGTCGAGATCGAGCGCTTCGGCCCGTCCCCCGAACGCCAGTCGTTCGTCGCCCGCATCCCCGGCTCCGACCCGAACGCTCCGTCGCTCTGCCTGATGGGCCACACCGACGTCGTGCCCGTCAACCGGGACGGATGGCGCGAAGACCCGTTCGGCGGCGAGATCATCTCCAGCCCCGACGGCTACGACGAGGTGTGGGGCCGCGGCGCCGTCGACATGCTCAACCTGACCTCGTCGATGGCCGTCGTGTTCAAGTCGCTCGCCGAGCGCGACTTCCGACCGAAGGGCGACCTCCTCTACTTCGCGGTCGCCGACGAGGAAGCCGGTAGCACGTACGGCGCCCAATGGGTCGCCGACCACCACGCCGACGCCATCCGTTGCGACTACCTCCTCACCGAGTCGGGCGGTCTCCACTCCGGTCCGGAGGGGAAGCGGTCGGTCGGGGTGACCGTCGGTGAGAAGGGCGTCGCGTGGCGTCGGCTGCGCGTGAGCGGCACGCCCGGCCACGGGTCGATGCCGTTCGGTGCCGACAACGCGCTCGTCTCGGCGTCGAAGATCGTGAGCCGGCTCAACGAGTACCGACCGACGCCGCGTTTCCACGAGCACTGGCGCGGTCAGGTGCAGTCGCTCGACATCCCCGACGAGGCGAAGGCTGCGATGCTCGACGAGGAGCGGATCGACGAACTCCTCGAGGGCCTGCCGGTCACGTCGGGGAAGGGCTTCTTCCACGCCTGCACCCACACCACCTTCGCCCCGAACGTCGTCAGCACCGCCGGTCGGCCGAAGACGAACGTGATCCCCGACGTGGTCGACGTCGAGGTCGACATCCGGACCCTGCCCGGCGAGCACACCGACGAGGTGACCGCTCACCTGCGTGCGGCGCTCGGCGACGAGCTGATGGACAAGGTGCAGGTCGAGATCCTGATGGACGACCCCTCCTCGATCAGCCGCATCGACACCCCGCTGTGGGATGCGTTGCAGCGGGCGGTCAATGTGCCGTTCCCCGACGCCCGGCTCAACCCGCAGTTCAGCGTCGGCTTCACCGATGCCCGCGTGTTTCGAGAACTGGGTGCGGTCAGCTACGGCGCCGGACTGTTCTCACCGGTGGTCGATCCCGGCGAGTTCAGCCTTCGTTTTCACGGCCACAACGAGCGGGTCGACGTCGAGAGCCTCCGCCTGACGACGGAGCTCTGGGAGCGGGTCGTCACCGACCTGATGTCCTGA
- a CDS encoding PaaI family thioesterase, which translates to METTDTPTDTSTDTSTDASSDAALIAHITDSFQVGGSPFVVDMGIRVTHAETGLVRFTLPVTDRLTHGGGVLSGQAIMSCMDTGMVFVMMSLRPDEDVNFTTVELKTAFERAVPADTPEVTFEARATKPGRSLVFGEIDLFLPNGKRAAAATTTYMWI; encoded by the coding sequence ATGGAGACGACCGACACCCCCACCGACACGTCCACCGACACGTCCACCGACGCCTCGTCCGACGCGGCGTTGATCGCCCACATCACCGACTCGTTCCAGGTCGGCGGTTCGCCGTTCGTGGTCGACATGGGGATCCGGGTGACCCACGCCGAGACCGGCCTGGTGCGGTTCACGCTGCCGGTCACCGATCGGTTGACGCACGGCGGTGGCGTGCTGTCGGGTCAGGCGATCATGTCGTGCATGGACACCGGGATGGTGTTCGTGATGATGTCGCTGCGCCCGGACGAGGACGTCAACTTCACGACGGTCGAGCTGAAGACGGCGTTCGAACGAGCGGTGCCGGCCGACACGCCCGAGGTCACCTTCGAGGCACGCGCGACCAAGCCGGGTCGCAGCCTGGTGTTCGGCGAGATCGACCTGTTCCTCCCGAACGGCAAGCGAGCCGCAGCCGCCACCACCACCTACATGTGGATCTGA